The DNA sequence ATACCCTTCGCGGCTCTTTCCATCCCATTCAATAATTTTATTTCCCGGAAAGCGAAACCTTGCATCCATGGTATCATACATCACCCAACCGTCATTCTTGAAATGTCGTTTAGCAGCTTCAACTTCCACATATTCAGGATATTTAACTTGAAGTGCCCAACGTGCAACATCTAATTCATGTGTAGCATTGTTTCCGGCTTCGGCAGTTCCCCAGATCCAGCCGTACCAATGCCAGTTGTAATCCCAGGTGTTATCGTTATATTCCACATGAGGAGCCGGACCCTGCCAAAGTTCCCAATCCAGACCTTCCGGAACCGGAGCCTTTTTGGCAACAGGCACTTCACCACGGTTATTCGAATAAAAAGCAACTGCTTTGTACACGTCGCCAATGGCACCTTTATGAATTTCTGAGATAATTTCCTGTGATTCTTTAGCCGAACGTTGCTGATTTCCCATTTGAACGACCTTTCCGTACTTTTTCTGAAAAGCGACTAGCAACTCACCTTCGCGTGGATTGTGGCTGCATGGCTTTTCAATGTAAACGTGCTTCCCGGCTTGCATGGCCATCCAGGTTCCCGGAGCGTGCCAGTGGTCGGGGGTTGCGTTGAATATGGCATCAACACTCTGGTCGTTCCAGATTTCATGAATATCGCTGACCAGAGTAGCTTTTCCAGAAACTTTCCCATCCAGATGCTTCCCTACCCTTTCGCGTTGCTTTTTCATTACATCGCAGATATAGGCCACATCAACATTGTTATTTTTGTCCTGCAAAGCGGCGTAATAAGCGCCAACCCTGCGGCCACAGCCCATCAACGCCACATTTAGGCGGTCGTTGGCTCCAACAATCCGCGAATAACTTTTTGCACTGAAGCCGGAAGCAACGCCTCCAATACCAATTCCGGCAGCGCCAACCGCAACATTGCGGATAAATTCCCTACGATTTGTACTCATGATTCTATTGATTTAGTGGTTATAATTTTCTGATTTTTAAACTCCTGAATTTAACCTGATCGTTGTGGTATTGCAACATGATGGGAGATTCTTTTACCATTCCGAAATCTTTGAATTCGGCATATTTACTGCGGGCTACCAGCGCCTTGTAAATATTCGATCCACGAACGTATTCAACGACTTTCATGCCATTCAGCCAATGTTCGATGTGATTATCCGGATAAACCACAATGCGGCCAATGTTCCATTCGTTGGCGCCTTTGGTAAAACGTTCCTGCTTGTCTGCAGGAATTAAATCGTAAAGCGAACCCATGGTGCGGTTTCCAACAACACCGGCCTTGGCGTCAGGATGCCTTTTGTCGTCGAGCACCTGATATTCGAGTCCAATGCCTGGACCACCATTGCCAAGGAAATACTTCACTCCGCTATTGGCACCTTCAGCAAAATTGAATTCAAACTGAAGTTCGAAAGCTGAATATTTATCAACGGTGACGATATCGGTTCCTTTTACAGGTGTCTCCGGGCGATTTGGCATTGTCATCAGGGTGCCATCAGTTACTTTCCAGCCTTCAGCAGGGAATTGATCCTGATTGACTGCTTTCCATCCATTGCTTGTCTTTCCGTCGAAAAGCAAACTCCAGCCTTGTGCTTTTTCAGCTGAACTCAAATTGTTTGGCAATAAATTAACCACGAAAACATCAGGAGTTTCAGTTGCTTTCAAATCAGTTGTTTTGATGCGTATATTTTTCCAGCGAATTTGCTTTCCAGGCTGATCGTCTTTACCGATTGCGTGAACCTGAAGGGCAATTAATCCGCTTGGAGTCATGTCGTCGAGCACATAGGCAACCGGAACTCCATTGAGCCAGGTTCGAATGCTATTACCCACACATTCAATGCGGTAATGATTCCACTGTTCCAATTTAAAAGCGGGTTTGGCTGCAGGGTTCAATTCGCCGGTGTAAAGCCATCCACGGCGTGCTTCGTCGTAAATACCACCGCTCCAGGCACGTGCCGATGGGTCGACTTCGCACTGGTAACCGTGTACCCGGCCATTCATAACGTCGGGCTTGCTGATACTACGGAACTGAATACCTGAATTCATTTCGTTGGCAACGAGCAAATCGAGTTCAAGAATAAAATCGCCATAATCTTTATCAGTAGCAAGGAAGGAATTTGGGGTATCCGAAACGGTAGTTCCAACAATTTCGCCCTTCTCAACATGGTATTTAGCCTGACCATTCAGTTGATGCCAGCCGGTCAGATCTTTCCCGTTAAAAAGGGAAACCCATCCGTCGTTATTTTTTGCCGAACCCACTGAAACGAGCAGTAATAAAGCAGAAAGAATTTGAATTTTTCTCATTTGATTTTATTGGTTTAAGTTTGAATATATGTTTCCGTGTACGATAACGGATCAAATTTAGAAATTTTAGCGATTGTTGATGCAATGTTTTTGAACACAAGTAACTGTTGACTAAAATCTCTTAATGTAATTACTTCAATCTGCCGAAATTAAATCGTTCAGAAAAATCTCTATTCTTGGAAGTTTCTTTTATCCGGCTAAAAATTTACAACTTTACGGCTGTTCAATTTGATTCAAACTTTGTTTCTGTCAACATGAAGTCTATCATCCTGATTGTTTACGCATTGGCTTTATTCCTTATCGGAATATACTCATTTCTGAAAGTCAAAACGCCGTCAGATTATTTTCTGGCAGGGAAAAAACCCGGAATCTGGCAAATTTCAGGCAGTCTGCTTGCTACTATCTTGGGTGGATCGGCTATTTTGGGAACCATCGGATTGGCAGAAGTTCAATCGTGGGCATCGGCATGGTATATTCTGGCAGCCAGTTTGGGATTGTTCGGATTGCTTCCAATCGTTAAAAAGGTATATTCAAAAGGGAAATTCACTCTGCCTGAACTGATTGGTCAATACTATGGCGAGTCGGCACGAAAAGTGACTTCGCTAATCATACCGGTTGCGTGGTTGGGTGTTGTAGCTGCCCAGATTATTGCCGGAGCGCAAATTTTGGTCAGCTTTTTCGATTTGGAATATCCTTCAGGAGTTTTACTTACCGGAACCATTTTCATCGTGTACACCTACATTGGGGGACAAGTGTCGATTATGAAAACCGACTTGTTTCAATCATTCTTTATTCTCTGCGGGGTAATACTGACGGCGATAATGATCCCGACATCAAAACTGCCGGAATTACCTCCATTCGCCAGTGTCTTCCCATTTAACTTCCGCTTTTCACCTTTAGATTTATTTATTCTCGTGCTGACATTTTCAAGCACATTCGTTGTTGGACCCGATATTTATTCGCGTGTTTTTTGCGCCAAAGATCAGAAAACCGCTTTCCGTAGTGTTTGGGTTGTAGCCCTGATTCTGATTCCGTTTGGATTTGTTCTTTCGTATGTTGGAATTTATGCCACTACATTTCATTCCGGAGCACAAAACAGCTCTAGTTTAGTCAATCTGGCCAACAGCATTTTACCAGAATGGGCAACCGGCATTCTGGTTGCAGCGCTTATTTCTGCGGTTTTATCGACTGCCGCAACTACCCTTTTGACCGCATCAATGATTATCAGCGAACTTTTCAATAAGGACATCGACAATCAAAAGTCGTTCAGGCAAACCAAATTCTTCATTATTGGGGTGGGCATTTTGAGCATGATTATTTCATTAAAAATAACTTCCATCGTTTCGTCTCTTTTGCTGGCACTTTCGTTCTATTCAGGCGCATTTATAATCCCCATGGTGGCAGCGCTTTTCAATCTGCGATACAACAAACGGTTGGGTATAGTTGCCATGGTTTCCGGAGGTTTTCTTGCACTTTCAGGTAAATTACTGATGACTTTTAAACATCCTGAGATTGGTTCTGCTATTCTTATTTCAGGATTTGCATTGAATGCATTATTGATTTTTTTACCTTTCCATAAAAAATGCAAATAGTCATTAGTCATTCGGAAAGTCGCTAAAAAAAATTCCTAATGACTATTGACTTTTTCCTGCTACTTAAAAGCCAATAACGAAGAGAAAATTAAAATACATAACAAGCTAAACTAATTCAATGAAAGCACTTGTTCTTGAAAAATATAACGAATTTGTCCTTCAGGAAACCGACATTCCAGAGTTAAAACCCGGATGGGTGCTGATTCAGGTTGAAGCTTGTGGCATTTGTGGAAGCGATGTTCACGGCATGGACGGAAGTACCGGACGTCGCCAGCCGCCGGTTATTATGGGGCACGAAGCCGCCGGAACTATTCACCAGATTGCTTCCGATGTGATGGGTTGGAATGTTGGCGATCGTGTCACTTTTGACTCGACTATTTCATGCGGCGAATGCTTTTACTGCAAGCGAGGCGATATCAATTTATGCGACAACCGTCGCGTTTTAGGTGTTTCGTGCAACGAATACCGTCAAAATGGAGCATTTGCCGAATATGTAGCTGTTCCGTCCCATATTCTTTATGCCATTCCTGAAAATATCAGTTTTGAGCAAGCCGCCATGATTGAAGCCGTTTCGGTTGCTGTACACGCCGTTGCAATCAGTTCGGTTCAGGCTAATGACACGGCCGTTGTTATTGGCTGTGGAATGATTGGCTTACTTTGCATTCAGGCCTTAAAAGCTACCGGATGCGGAAAAGTTATCGCGATTGACCTGATCGACGAAAAGCTGAAGATGGCTGTTGAATTGGGCGCTGATCAGACGATTAAATCAAACAATCCGTATTTAATTAAACTTGTACTGGGAGAAACCGAAAATCGTGGCGCCGATCTGGTTCTTGAAGTGGTTGGAATTGAACAAACTGTCAATCTGGCTATTGATTGTACCCGAAAAGGTGGAACAGTTACGTTGGTTGGTAATTTATCTCCGGAAGTTAAATTTTCGCTTCAGAAAGTGGTGACCCGACAACTGAAAGTTCAGGGCTCGTGCGCTTCGGCAGGCGAATACCCGCTTTGCCTGGAATTAATTGCTTCAGGAAAGATAAAAGTTGACCCACTAATAAGCAAAGTTGCAGCCCTGGAAGAAGGAAATGAATGGTTTCACCGCCTTTACAACAAAGAAGCCGGATTGATGAAGGTGATTCTAAAACCGTAAAAAAGTGTTACGAGTTGCGAGATCCGGGTTAGAAGAAACACGTAACTCGGAACCCGAAACAAATACTTAAACTTGAAACAGGAAAACTATAACCCAAAATAATAACCATGCCCATCAATGTTGCCATTATCGGTTGTGCTAAAATTGCACATTTACACGCCAAAGCCATTATCCAAATTCCTGAACTGAGTTTTAAAGCGGTTTGGAGCCGCACTCCTGAATCAGCTCAGAAATTTGTTGACGAATACGGAGTTAAATCCTATGCTTCAATCCCAGAAATGATCCACGCAGAAAATATCCAGATGGCTGTTATTTGTACGGCTCATCCTTACCATGCTGATCCGGCCATTCAGGCTATGGAAGCCGGAGCGCATGTGTTGATTGAAAAACCACTTGCATCAACCTTGCAGGATTGCGACCGGATTATTGAGGCTTCACACCGAACCAGACGAAAAACCGGAGTAATCAGTCAGCGGCGATATTACCAACCCATTGTGCGCATGAAAAAAGCCATTGACGAAGGCAAAATCGGAACGCCAGCACTGGGAACTATTCAGATGTTGGGATGGCGAGACCGTTCGTATTTCGAAAGCGATGCATGGCGCGGTTCTTGGACAATGGAAGGCGGCGGCGTAATGGTCAATCAGGCTCCTCACCCACTCGACCTGTTGCAATGGCTGATGGGCGACATCGACGAAGTTTTTGGCTATTGGAGCAACCTGAACCATCCGTACATTGAAGTGGAAGACACTGCCGTTGCTGTAATCCGGTTTAAAAACGGTGGGTTGGGAAATATTTTGGTCAGTAATTCGCAAAAACCTGGT is a window from the Aquipluma nitroreducens genome containing:
- a CDS encoding Gfo/Idh/MocA family protein, with protein sequence MSTNRREFIRNVAVGAAGIGIGGVASGFSAKSYSRIVGANDRLNVALMGCGRRVGAYYAALQDKNNNVDVAYICDVMKKQRERVGKHLDGKVSGKATLVSDIHEIWNDQSVDAIFNATPDHWHAPGTWMAMQAGKHVYIEKPCSHNPREGELLVAFQKKYGKVVQMGNQQRSAKESQEIISEIHKGAIGDVYKAVAFYSNNRGEVPVAKKAPVPEGLDWELWQGPAPHVEYNDNTWDYNWHWYGWIWGTAEAGNNATHELDVARWALQVKYPEYVEVEAAKRHFKNDGWVMYDTMDARFRFPGNKIIEWDGKSREGYNTYGSDRGTIIYGSEGTVFVNRDGYTLYDRMGKKVKDNKSSGSEAGTALGGGGDMTDTHVANFFNVIRGKESKLNSPIEEGAISQMLVHYSNIAYRTNKPFKVNTVDGHILDNDAMKLWDREYQKGWEPKL
- a CDS encoding 3-keto-disaccharide hydrolase, giving the protein MRKIQILSALLLLVSVGSAKNNDGWVSLFNGKDLTGWHQLNGQAKYHVEKGEIVGTTVSDTPNSFLATDKDYGDFILELDLLVANEMNSGIQFRSISKPDVMNGRVHGYQCEVDPSARAWSGGIYDEARRGWLYTGELNPAAKPAFKLEQWNHYRIECVGNSIRTWLNGVPVAYVLDDMTPSGLIALQVHAIGKDDQPGKQIRWKNIRIKTTDLKATETPDVFVVNLLPNNLSSAEKAQGWSLLFDGKTSNGWKAVNQDQFPAEGWKVTDGTLMTMPNRPETPVKGTDIVTVDKYSAFELQFEFNFAEGANSGVKYFLGNGGPGIGLEYQVLDDKRHPDAKAGVVGNRTMGSLYDLIPADKQERFTKGANEWNIGRIVVYPDNHIEHWLNGMKVVEYVRGSNIYKALVARSKYAEFKDFGMVKESPIMLQYHNDQVKFRSLKIRKL
- a CDS encoding sodium:solute symporter family protein — its product is MKSIILIVYALALFLIGIYSFLKVKTPSDYFLAGKKPGIWQISGSLLATILGGSAILGTIGLAEVQSWASAWYILAASLGLFGLLPIVKKVYSKGKFTLPELIGQYYGESARKVTSLIIPVAWLGVVAAQIIAGAQILVSFFDLEYPSGVLLTGTIFIVYTYIGGQVSIMKTDLFQSFFILCGVILTAIMIPTSKLPELPPFASVFPFNFRFSPLDLFILVLTFSSTFVVGPDIYSRVFCAKDQKTAFRSVWVVALILIPFGFVLSYVGIYATTFHSGAQNSSSLVNLANSILPEWATGILVAALISAVLSTAATTLLTASMIISELFNKDIDNQKSFRQTKFFIIGVGILSMIISLKITSIVSSLLLALSFYSGAFIIPMVAALFNLRYNKRLGIVAMVSGGFLALSGKLLMTFKHPEIGSAILISGFALNALLIFLPFHKKCK
- a CDS encoding galactitol-1-phosphate 5-dehydrogenase; translation: MKALVLEKYNEFVLQETDIPELKPGWVLIQVEACGICGSDVHGMDGSTGRRQPPVIMGHEAAGTIHQIASDVMGWNVGDRVTFDSTISCGECFYCKRGDINLCDNRRVLGVSCNEYRQNGAFAEYVAVPSHILYAIPENISFEQAAMIEAVSVAVHAVAISSVQANDTAVVIGCGMIGLLCIQALKATGCGKVIAIDLIDEKLKMAVELGADQTIKSNNPYLIKLVLGETENRGADLVLEVVGIEQTVNLAIDCTRKGGTVTLVGNLSPEVKFSLQKVVTRQLKVQGSCASAGEYPLCLELIASGKIKVDPLISKVAALEEGNEWFHRLYNKEAGLMKVILKP
- a CDS encoding Gfo/Idh/MocA family protein; the protein is MPINVAIIGCAKIAHLHAKAIIQIPELSFKAVWSRTPESAQKFVDEYGVKSYASIPEMIHAENIQMAVICTAHPYHADPAIQAMEAGAHVLIEKPLASTLQDCDRIIEASHRTRRKTGVISQRRYYQPIVRMKKAIDEGKIGTPALGTIQMLGWRDRSYFESDAWRGSWTMEGGGVMVNQAPHPLDLLQWLMGDIDEVFGYWSNLNHPYIEVEDTAVAVIRFKNGGLGNILVSNSQKPGIYGKVHIHGSNGATVGAQPEGGAMFIAGKTTIAEPPKLDLWTVPGEEHLMEEWNKADSDEFHSVDSMTWYFKQQLIDFAEAIQYDRQPIVTAEEGRKTVELFTAIYRSQRDGKPIKFPLQPEYDRDDMDGRL